TAGGGGGTATTTTGGTAGGCGATGCGGATGACTACAATATGCTCCTCCAAATGTACCAGAACGAAATGCCTTTACCCGAACATCCCGAAGCCCTTATTATTGGCGGTCGTGGTGAGGGTGGTGCCTCTTTTGGTAGTGCTATGGACTTACCGGACACGGCTGTAGTGTGTTCTTGTGAAGCAGTGACCAAAGGTGCCATTTGTTGTTCTGTCCTAGAAGATGGTAATGAGAATTTAAAAGCGGTCGCTAAAGCGACCAAAGCGGCTACAGGCTGCGGTGGTTGTAAACCTATGGTAACGGACCTGATAACCGAAAGCTTGAAAACGCTAGGGAAAACGGTAAAAGTCCAGATTTGCGAACATTTTGATTATTCCCGTCAAGAGCTATTCGATATCGTTAGATTGAGGGGCATCCAAAGTTATGATGAATTGTTGGATACCGTGGGCAAAGGTCATGGATGTGAAGTTTGTAAGCCTGCCGTTGCCGCTATTTTCGCCAGTATCTACAACGAAACAGCCAATAAACAAAATACCATTCAGGATACCAACGACCGTTTCCTTGCCAACATACAACGCAATGGCACCTATTCCGTGGTTCCTAGAGTAGCAGGCGGAGAAATTACACCAAAGCAGTTGATGGCCATGGGTAGGATTGCACAAAAATATGACCTGTACACCAAAATTACAGGAGGTCAGCGCATTGACATGTTCGGTGCTAAACTGCATGAGCTTCCTTTAATTTGGGAAGAACTTATCAAAGAAGGATTTGAAACGGGGCAAGCTTATGGCAAATCGCTCCGAACCGTAAAAAGTTGTGTAGGTTCCACCTGGTGTCGCTACGGTATGGATGAGAGTGTAAGTTTTGCCGTGGAAATTGAAAACCGTTATAAAGGCATTCGCTCCCCACATAAATTCAAAGGAGGCGTTTCCGGATGCATTCGGGAATGCGCTGAAGCTAGGGGAAAGGATTTTGGTTTCATCGCTGTAGAAGGCGGCTGGAACGTATATGTTGGCGGCAACGGTGGTGCCAATCCTAAACATGCCTTATTACTGGCTGAAAAAGTTGATAAGGCAACCGCTATAAAATATGTAGATCGCTTTATCATGTTCTATATTAAAACAGCCTTACCCTTGCAGCGCACCGCTCCTTGGTTGGAAAAGTTGGAAGGAGGTATCACCTATCTACAGAACGTGATCATTAATGATTCTTTAGGCATCTGCGCTGAGCTGGATACCGAGATGCAAGCTTTAGTGGATTCGTACAAATGTGAATGGAAAGAAGCCGTAGAAACACCTGAAATAAGAGAACGTTATACCCATTTTGTCAATTCTGAGGAAACGGACAATAACATTGAGTTTGTATCGCTACGAGAACAGAAAATGCCTAAAGAATGGGCTTAGTTTAGGGCTTCGCTGAGCCAACCCCTAAGTCAAATAAATTGATAGAAAATCAGTCAAAAAAAATAAAAATTTTCTGTCCCTTCGAGATTTTAAACCGTAAAACTATGATTACAAATCTAAATACTTATGAAACCGTAAAACCCGAGGAAGTAAAGGTTTGGTTCAAAGCGGCAGCCACCTCTAAATTTCCCGAAAATGGAGGTGCGTGCATTAAATATAAGGACAAACAAATCGCAGTCTTTAATTTTAAAAGAGAAGGCGCTTGGTATGCCTGTCAAAATCTTTGTCCGCATAAAATGGAAATGGTACTCTCTCGGGGAATGATAGGTGATGAGCAAATGGAAGCGAAGGTAGCCTGCCCTTTGCATAAGAACAATTTCTCCTTGAAAACCGGAAAGCATTTGAACGGTGACTTGGAGGCAATTGCCACCTATCCCGTAAAAGTTGAAAATGACGTTGTGTATGTAGGCTTTTCTGAATAGTTTTGGCCTAAACCGAATAATATGTCCGCTTCCAATAGACTTCAACGTGCGTTTCATCTTTTTGACGAGGCCAATCAACAAGACCCAAATACCGAAGTTTTTGATGGAAAAACCTATCCGAAAGAACTGTTGTACGCGCAACGGATGACAATGCAGCTCAATAGTTTTGAACCCAACGCTTCCGAAGCCTTACAATTAACGGCAAGGTGCCAGCACATCTGCCGTTGGGAGATTGGCAGGGATTCCTACGAAATGAACCGAGAGGGATATCTACGTTGGCGACAGGCACTTAAGAAATTCCATGCAGAAAAGGCAGCTGCTATTTTAACTGAGGTAGGTTATACAGAGGAAATCATTTCAAAAGTTAAATTCCTTTTAGAAAAAAAGCAATTAAAGAAGAACGAAGAAACCCAAACCTTGGAAGATGTCATTTGCCTCGTATTTTTAGAACACTACTTTGAACCTTTCGCGGAAAAACATCCCGAGGAAAAAACTATTGATATTCTTCAAAAAACATGGCGTAAAATGTCTAAAAAAGGGCATGGGGCCGCCTTACAATTACCCTTATCAGAAAACTCCATAAATTTAGTATCCAAGGCGATAGGTAGCGCATAAACTACCCTTTTAAATAAAAACGGCAATGGCGAACAGCAAACATGAGAAGCCACTTGACACTACGACCTTTCAGAGGATTCGTAAGTGGTATCTTTTGGCCTTGGCCGGTATTGCTCTAACCATTATCATTGCGCAAATTCTAATACAAGCGCACTTAAACTCCCAACTCAACGATTCACGGGTCATTAACGTTGCCGGTCGTCAACGGGCATTCAGCCAAAAGTTGGTAAAGGAAATATTACTGCTTAAAGAAACCAACATCCCTATAGATAGGCAACAAATCATATCGGAAATAGAGAAAACCTTAACGGTTTGGAAAGCATCTCATCAAGGGCTGCAATCCGGGGATAGGAAAATGAGACTTCCCGTTGAAAAGAATACTGAAATTCTATCCCTTTTCGAAGAAATAGACCCGCACCACAAGGCAATGGTCGGCGCCATAGAAACAATTTTATCCCAAAAAGGCCAAACAGAAGATTTTAATGAGCAAAAAACCATTCTCCTAGAAAACGAACGGACTTTTTTGTGGATGATGGACAATATAGTGAACAAGTATGATGCTCGTAGTAATGCGCAATTACAGAACTTGAAAAGAAAAGAATATTGGCTTCTTGCTTTTTCACTTTTGATTTTGCTTCTGGAAATGTTCTTTATTTTTAGACCGCTGTCGGTACAGATACGCAAAACGATTTCCAAGTTGATGCGTGCACAAACGGAATCGAACACCAACGCTGAAAAAATAAAAACGCTTTTAACGGAGCAGGGAAAAGCCTTAAAAGAGTTACAAGAACTCAATTTTGTAATCGATAATGCAGCCCTATTTGCAAGTGCCAGAAACGATGGAAGCGTTGTTTTCATAAGCAAAAAATTTATGCACTTACTGAACCTTAAAGAAGCCCAGTTGAACAAGCCTTTATCGGAACTTTTGACTACGGACGAGGGTCAGCAACAGTACTTAAAAGAAATTTTTAAAAGCAATAGAAAAAACAATATTAGAAATGAGGAGATGGCATTGACCACATTAGATGGTAAGCGCATTTGGTTTGACATGTCCATTATACCCATGCACCAAGCAAGCAGGCAACAGAGCATCTTAATTCTTTGCTCCGATATTACCCAGCGTAAGCAAAACGCCTTGAAACTTGAGCAATTGACCCAAGATAATTTCGAGGAACGTATGCTTCAAAAGAAACGCCAGGCCAGTCAAATAGTGGAGGGTCAGGAAGAAGAACGCAAACGCATCGCCAAAGATATTCATGATGGTATTGGTCAGATGCTAACGGCATTACGATTTAATATAGAGTCTATCGACCTTGCGAACAAAGAAAAATCAGTGGAGAAAATATCCTACCTTAAAAACCTTACCGCTGACCTTATCAAAGGTGTGCGTACCGCTACGTTTAATTTGACACCTCCGGAATTGAGCGATCACGGTATTTTTCCGGCCCTCCAGAAAATGACCGTAGAACTCTCTAAACTCACAGGAAAAACAATTCTTTTCGAAAATAAATCGGACACCAACATCCGCTTGGACTCCCTTGCTGAAACTAATATTTATAGGGTTACCCAAGAGGCCGTTAATAATGCCATAAAATATGCGCAGGCGAACTATATTCTCGTCACCATCAATTTTAAGGAAGCTATTTTAAGCATTGTTATTGATGACGACGGCAAAGGTTTTGATACCAACATCTTGAACGATGTGCCCAAAAACAATAGCGAAGGCGGTATGGGGCTTTTCTTTATGAAAGAGCGCATCAGTTACATTAACGGACGTCTCTTTATACATTCCGAACCGGGAAAGGGAACACGTGTGACCATTAATTACAAAAGTGAACAAAAAACAATCTCGAATGGAACAGAATGAGTTATATCCCGTTTTTCTAAAAGTGTCGCAATTGCATATTTTAATTGTGGGCGGAGGCAACGTTGCTGAGGAGAAACTGACCTTTTTACTAAAATCCAGTCCTAATGCACAAGTGGAAATGATTTCTCCAATGTATCGCAAGGGCACCATTGAATTGGCCGAAAAGCACCATGTAAAAATGCATAAGGGACGTTATAAAAAGAGGTTTTTGAGAAAAAAACACCTTGTCATCGCAACAACAGAATTTCCAGAAGTAAACGAACAAGTTTATGCAGATTGCAGAAAACGTTCTATTTTAGTGAATGTGGCGGACAACCCACCTTTTTGCGATTTTTATATGGGAGGTATCGTTACCAAAGGCAATGTAAAAGTCGCTATTTCCACGAATGGAAAATCGCCAACAACGGCCAAGCGCTTGCGCCAATTCTTTGAAGATGTGATTCCGGAAAATATCGATGATTTGGTAAAGAACCTCAACGAATACCGCAAAACTATAAAAGGAGATTTTGAAGAAAAAGTAGAGACCCTGAACGAATTTACTAAGGGGTTGGTCCAAAAAAAGAAAAGGATGAAAATAAGGATTAGAGGAAATTCCATACGATACCGGTTAACAAAATCAGAAGTGGAGACTTTTTGTGCAACGGGGCGTTATGAAGAATCTACGAACTTTGGTAATTCGGTATTCACTTATGTTTTGGAAGCCAAAGAAGCTACTGCTGTCCTAGATGCGGAGTTTAAAGACAATACGATTACCCTATTCATGTCCAAAGAAATGAGTGTGGGTTGGTATGCCTCTAATGAAATAGGCTTTAGGCATACCTCGGTCAGGGCCGATAATTCCGAGCTTTCGCTTTTAGTAGAAAAGGATTTCGTGTGCATGGACGAGACCATTGAAGATCAATCCGATAATTATCCTAATCCAAAAGCGTAAAAACAAAAAAACCGACTTCTAAAAGTCGGCTTTTCCCTCTGTACAGGCCCTTCGGCTTCGCTCAGGATAAACTCCGAGACTTGCCTCTCCTTAAATGCAGTGAGCATACGGATTATTCCTAACTAAAAAAGCCCCCCGTTTACCGAAGAGCTTTTACTTTGTACAGGCGGAGAGACTCGAACTCTCACACCTTGCGGCACTAGATCCTAAGTCTAGCGTGTCTACCAATTCCACCACGCCTGCTTATCCGTTCTAAAACGGGATGCAAATATAAAGTAAAATTTGAAATTCACGCATAAGGTTTTATCAAAAAATCTATTCTTCTTTTTCTTAGGGAATATCACATATCAAGAAAAGTTTCCTATCCCATTACACCTGACTCGAGCAAACATCAACGCTACATGGAGAACAATACTAATGAGAAAACATAATCGAAAAGTGGGTCCTAAATAAGTCCGTTATAGAACATCTTCTTTTGTATTTTTGCAGCTACTTATAACAACGTCACATGCAAAACATTACCGAATACATTTCCCAACATAAAAAACGCTTTGTAGAGGAGCTCATCAATTTACTCAAAATACCTTCTATAAGTGCGGATAATGCCTATTCCAAAGATGTACTTCGTACGGCAGCATCCGTAAAAGACGCACTAGAAAAGGCGGGTTGCGATGTAGTGGAAATTCATGAAACAGAAGGCTATCCTATTGTTTACGGAGAGAAAATAATAAACGAAACCTTACCTACGGTCTTGGTATACGGACATTATGATGTACAACCGCCAGACCCATTAGACTTATGGAACTCACCACCGTTTGAACCTGTCATCCAAAAAACCGACCTACATCCAGAAGGGGCCATATTCGCTAGAGGTGCTTGTGATGACAAGGGGCAGATGTACATGCACGTAAAAGCCTTGGAACTTATGGTAGAAACAGGTCGGCTACCCTGTAACGTAAAATTCATGATAGAGGGCGAGGAAGAAGTGGGTAGTAACAATCTGGCCATTTACGTTGCCGAGAATAGGGAAAAACTGTCCAACGATATTATTCTTATTTCGGATACGGGCATGATCGCTAACGATATTCCTTCTATCACTACCGGACTAAGAGGTTTAAGTTATGTTGAAGTAGAAGTTACGGGTCCCAATAGAGACCTTCACTCCGGCCTTTATGGTGGTGCAGTGGCCAATCCCATCAATATTTTAACCAAAATGATTGCCGGTCTGCATGATGAGAATAATCGTATTACCATTCCAGGTTTTTACGACAACGTAGAAGAACTTTCTACAGGGGAACGAGCGGAGATGGCCAAAGCCCCTTTTAGTTTGGAAGCCTATAAGAAAGCATTGGATATTGACGCAGTTTATGGGGAAAAAGGGTATACGACCAATGAGCGCAATGCCATACGCCCCACACTAGATGTCAATGGTATATGGGGAGGTTATACTGGCGAAGGTGCCAAAACCGTTATTGCCAGTAAGGCTTTTGCCAAAATTAGCATGCGTTTGGTACCCAATCAGGATTGGAAAGAAATAACGACACTTTTCAAAAACCATTTTGAAAATAGTGCCCCCGAGGGAGTCAAGGTAAAGGTGACTCCCCATCACGGTGGTCAGGGCTACGTTACGCCTATAGATACAATTGGTTACAAAGCGGCCTCAAAAGCCTACGAAACTACCTTTGGCAAAAAACCTATTCCGCAACGTAGTGGTGGTAGCATTCCCATTGTATCCCTTTTTGAGCAGGAACTTGGAAGTAAAACCATTCTCATGGGGTTTGGCCTGGATAGCGACGCCATTCATTCCCCTAACGAGCATTTTGGCGTGTGGAATTATTTAAAAGGTATAGAGACCATTCCGTATTTCTATCAATACTTTACGGAGATGAATTCTTAAATAAAAGCAAGATGGCTGCGCTTTTAGAACACGAATAAGAACAAGCTGTATTCTAGTTTCTAAAATTATATTTTTTTCACGTATTTGGTAATGAGAACGGTCTGTGTGGGTCCCACTTTGCCTTCAATGTATTCAGCGTTCTCACAATCAAGTGAAATTCTGCGAACGGCCGTACCTTGTTTGGCCACTTGACTGGACCCTTTTATTTTGAGGTCTTTGATAAGTACTACACTATCTCCATTCTCTAGAATAACGCCGTTCACATCTCTGTGAATAATTTTTTCATTTTCAGAAAGTCCTTCCCCCGTAGCTTTGGCCCATTCCAAGACAGAATCCTCCAAATACATCATGTCCAACAAATCGTTTGGCCAGCCCTCCGTTTTCTTTAATCTTTGAAGCATTCGCCACGCCACTACCTTAACCGTATCGTACTCGCTCCAAATACTGTCATTTAAACAACGCCAATGGTTAGGGTCCATTTCAGCTGCTTTTTCAATTTGCGATCGGCAGGTATTACAAGCCAGTAGACTTACGTCCAGCCCACTAATAGAAACTGGTGGCACCTCGTAAATATCTAAATCTGTAGTTGCGGCACAAAGCTCACAAGCAGTACCGCTGCGCTCCTGTAAATCGGTCAATACACTCATTAAAAATGAATTTAAGGAACAAACTTAATCTTTTTACATCAAGCAAGATATATGTTTGGGGCGTTACCCTAAAAAAGGGTCGGGCTATACATTACAAGTCCGTTTTACCCTTACGGGAAAATCCGGGCTTTCCATTTCTATCCCTAACGCAAAATCAAAAATTAAACTCTACACTTGTAGAATTAAAATTTTTATTCTATGTTTGTAGAGTTAATTCTAAGAACGTAGAAATGCAGCTATCAAAAACCGAGGAAGAACTAATGAATATCATATGGAAGCAAAAAAAAGCCTTTATGAAAGATTTACTGGACTCCTACGAAGAACCCAAACCAGCGACCACCACCATAGCCACCCTTTTAAAAAGGATGACGGACAAAGGTTATATCGCATACAAAAGCTATGGTAGAAGCAGGGAATACTACCCTTTGGTAAAGAAGAAAGACTATTTCTCTAAACACGTAAACGGACTCATTAAAAATTTTTTCAACGATAGTCCAGGTCAGTTTGCCTCATTTTTTACTCAGGAAACAGACCTCAGCAAAAAAGAACTGGAAGCATTAAAAAAACTAATAGACGACGAAATCAAAAAGAAATAATAATGTTGATATATCTATTAAAATCCGGGGCCTGCATGGCCGTATTTCTGCTTTTTTACAAACTATTCTT
This genomic window from Maribacter sp. MJ134 contains:
- a CDS encoding DUF7009 family protein, coding for MKIRIRGNSIRYRLTKSEVETFCATGRYEESTNFGNSVFTYVLEAKEATAVLDAEFKDNTITLFMSKEMSVGWYASNEIGFRHTSVRADNSELSLLVEKDFVCMDETIEDQSDNYPNPKA
- a CDS encoding PhnA domain-containing protein, whose product is MSVLTDLQERSGTACELCAATTDLDIYEVPPVSISGLDVSLLACNTCRSQIEKAAEMDPNHWRCLNDSIWSEYDTVKVVAWRMLQRLKKTEGWPNDLLDMMYLEDSVLEWAKATGEGLSENEKIIHRDVNGVILENGDSVVLIKDLKIKGSSQVAKQGTAVRRISLDCENAEYIEGKVGPTQTVLITKYVKKI
- the nirB gene encoding nitrite reductase large subunit NirB, encoding MKTIIVVGNGMVGYKFCEKFVAQAAHTEYKLIVFGEEPRVAYDRVHLSEFFEDGDAERLSLAPRSWYEENGIELYTSERVTEIRRTAKTITTSKDGTFTYDYLVLATGSVPFVPPINGVEKNGVFVYRTIEDLEDTLAYAATIKGGKAAILGGGLLGLEAAKAVMDMGLEPHVVEFAPKLMPRQLDSRSSKVLQVKLESMGIHIHLSKATNRILGNGKISGMEFGEDDALDVDMLVISAGIRPRDELGKSAGLEMGTRGGIVVNNKMETSDPNILAIGEVALYNQMIYGLVAPGYEMAQVAVDQILDKKDTVMAAAIDMSTKLKLIGVDVASFGVPFMPADKGHSIIFENKTESLYKRINVTHDGKKLLGGILVGDADDYNMLLQMYQNEMPLPEHPEALIIGGRGEGGASFGSAMDLPDTAVVCSCEAVTKGAICCSVLEDGNENLKAVAKATKAATGCGGCKPMVTDLITESLKTLGKTVKVQICEHFDYSRQELFDIVRLRGIQSYDELLDTVGKGHGCEVCKPAVAAIFASIYNETANKQNTIQDTNDRFLANIQRNGTYSVVPRVAGGEITPKQLMAMGRIAQKYDLYTKITGGQRIDMFGAKLHELPLIWEELIKEGFETGQAYGKSLRTVKSCVGSTWCRYGMDESVSFAVEIENRYKGIRSPHKFKGGVSGCIRECAEARGKDFGFIAVEGGWNVYVGGNGGANPKHALLLAEKVDKATAIKYVDRFIMFYIKTALPLQRTAPWLEKLEGGITYLQNVIINDSLGICAELDTEMQALVDSYKCEWKEAVETPEIRERYTHFVNSEETDNNIEFVSLREQKMPKEWA
- a CDS encoding dipeptidase, which codes for MQNITEYISQHKKRFVEELINLLKIPSISADNAYSKDVLRTAASVKDALEKAGCDVVEIHETEGYPIVYGEKIINETLPTVLVYGHYDVQPPDPLDLWNSPPFEPVIQKTDLHPEGAIFARGACDDKGQMYMHVKALELMVETGRLPCNVKFMIEGEEEVGSNNLAIYVAENREKLSNDIILISDTGMIANDIPSITTGLRGLSYVEVEVTGPNRDLHSGLYGGAVANPINILTKMIAGLHDENNRITIPGFYDNVEELSTGERAEMAKAPFSLEAYKKALDIDAVYGEKGYTTNERNAIRPTLDVNGIWGGYTGEGAKTVIASKAFAKISMRLVPNQDWKEITTLFKNHFENSAPEGVKVKVTPHHGGQGYVTPIDTIGYKAASKAYETTFGKKPIPQRSGGSIPIVSLFEQELGSKTILMGFGLDSDAIHSPNEHFGVWNYLKGIETIPYFYQYFTEMNS
- the nirD gene encoding nitrite reductase small subunit NirD — protein: MITNLNTYETVKPEEVKVWFKAAATSKFPENGGACIKYKDKQIAVFNFKREGAWYACQNLCPHKMEMVLSRGMIGDEQMEAKVACPLHKNNFSLKTGKHLNGDLEAIATYPVKVENDVVYVGFSE
- a CDS encoding BlaI/MecI/CopY family transcriptional regulator, which gives rise to MQLSKTEEELMNIIWKQKKAFMKDLLDSYEEPKPATTTIATLLKRMTDKGYIAYKSYGRSREYYPLVKKKDYFSKHVNGLIKNFFNDSPGQFASFFTQETDLSKKELEALKKLIDDEIKKK
- a CDS encoding DUF4202 domain-containing protein — translated: MSASNRLQRAFHLFDEANQQDPNTEVFDGKTYPKELLYAQRMTMQLNSFEPNASEALQLTARCQHICRWEIGRDSYEMNREGYLRWRQALKKFHAEKAAAILTEVGYTEEIISKVKFLLEKKQLKKNEETQTLEDVICLVFLEHYFEPFAEKHPEEKTIDILQKTWRKMSKKGHGAALQLPLSENSINLVSKAIGSA
- a CDS encoding type IV pili methyl-accepting chemotaxis transducer N-terminal domain-containing protein — encoded protein: MANSKHEKPLDTTTFQRIRKWYLLALAGIALTIIIAQILIQAHLNSQLNDSRVINVAGRQRAFSQKLVKEILLLKETNIPIDRQQIISEIEKTLTVWKASHQGLQSGDRKMRLPVEKNTEILSLFEEIDPHHKAMVGAIETILSQKGQTEDFNEQKTILLENERTFLWMMDNIVNKYDARSNAQLQNLKRKEYWLLAFSLLILLLEMFFIFRPLSVQIRKTISKLMRAQTESNTNAEKIKTLLTEQGKALKELQELNFVIDNAALFASARNDGSVVFISKKFMHLLNLKEAQLNKPLSELLTTDEGQQQYLKEIFKSNRKNNIRNEEMALTTLDGKRIWFDMSIIPMHQASRQQSILILCSDITQRKQNALKLEQLTQDNFEERMLQKKRQASQIVEGQEEERKRIAKDIHDGIGQMLTALRFNIESIDLANKEKSVEKISYLKNLTADLIKGVRTATFNLTPPELSDHGIFPALQKMTVELSKLTGKTILFENKSDTNIRLDSLAETNIYRVTQEAVNNAIKYAQANYILVTINFKEAILSIVIDDDGKGFDTNILNDVPKNNSEGGMGLFFMKERISYINGRLFIHSEPGKGTRVTINYKSEQKTISNGTE